In Leptospira congkakensis, one DNA window encodes the following:
- a CDS encoding PAS domain S-box protein, whose protein sequence is MNPSKKILYVEDDPLWAKLISRQLEEYGYAIVYVNSGEAALEILKSDEVIDLVLMDIDLGTGIDGIKLSELIQQQYNLPLLFFSSHTERAIVEKTENITNYGYVVKSSSLTVLDASIKMALKLFNAKENIKNQRNELDSSYEKMQATNEMLLQNQIQIKQSEEKYRNIYESNLMPISIFDRNTLKFLSVNQAFSDLYGFTQNDFSKMTILDIIPDDITELNRMKESLIQNYEGMANIGIFSHKKQNGQNIQVEILRSETNFEGKNAILIVAQNITSRMEVDQKLIEAKKRAEISNHLLRSFKVALDEHALVSIADPKGSITYVNEKFCDVSKYLASELIGNDHRIINSGYHDKSFFQNLWFTIKNKKVWRGDIQNKAKDGTFYWVNSTIIPILDLEGNVSQFISIRTEITEQKKYQLELSTQALRLQEEVAKRKEFQNNLQESYARLQESEERFRLLTQNVRDYAIIMLDIEGKVLIWNDGAQNLKGYKAEDVIGKSMSIFYAPEDIALGLPTQLIEKASKGERVENEGTLVRADGLEFYANVILTPVYTNENELIGLAMITRDITKERQSEQALRFINEELESILNTLPDLLFEFDLTGRYINFRTSKDNLLALSPDLFLDKLVSDVLPLPAAKIVLSCLKEANEKGFSTGAEMELVVNGEIKWFELSVAKKKSRNAIDHPLFVMLSRDVTDKKIIQIALIENESKLNSILDNIEDTILSFDKFGLIKYVNSSVKNTFGYEQFELMNHNILLLKGDVEDEEKEFFLYENLKLEISQFTGLSREVKAFNKNGETFPVDLSITRSKYLNEPYFTAVIKDLTSRKSIEAHLRQSQKLESLGQISGGIAHDFNNILAILLGNLELISRKIPDKDHSLKSKIDASLRAVGRGTSITKKLLAFARKQIVSLERVDLNASVLDMKDLIYQVIGKQIELNLELHEQPLYINVDVSELENVILNLAINARDAMSNSGSLTIRTSFTKDIYLFNDEKKNVSEGSEFAELAIIDNGKGIPFHLQEKVFEPFFTTKQKDKGTGLGLSLTYGFVKQSGGFIHLYSEPEKGTCFKLYFPLREKLEKYSDKDEITDVEILPEVASKFNILIVDDEPSILQICSTFISELGFKIKTALNVDLAIQILESRSKVDLVITDILMPGKLNGIDLARLIRERYPEIKILLSSGFPGHLHEGDVLEIQQYSFIEKPFQFDSLKKKIKELLLD, encoded by the coding sequence TTGAATCCTTCAAAGAAAATTCTTTATGTTGAGGATGATCCACTTTGGGCAAAATTGATTTCCCGTCAATTGGAAGAATATGGTTATGCGATTGTATACGTAAATTCAGGTGAAGCTGCTCTCGAAATTTTAAAATCAGACGAAGTTATCGATTTGGTTTTAATGGATATTGATCTAGGTACTGGCATTGATGGCATTAAATTGTCAGAACTCATCCAACAGCAATACAATTTGCCCCTATTATTCTTTTCTTCCCATACAGAAAGAGCAATCGTCGAAAAAACGGAAAACATAACAAATTATGGTTATGTTGTTAAATCTTCAAGTCTTACAGTTTTAGATGCCTCGATTAAAATGGCATTAAAACTTTTTAATGCTAAGGAAAATATTAAAAACCAACGTAATGAATTAGATTCATCTTATGAAAAAATGCAGGCAACTAATGAAATGCTTCTGCAAAATCAGATACAAATAAAACAAAGTGAAGAAAAATATAGAAATATTTATGAATCAAACTTAATGCCTATTTCCATTTTTGACCGGAATACCTTAAAATTTCTTTCGGTTAACCAGGCGTTTTCTGATCTATACGGATTCACACAGAACGACTTTTCTAAGATGACTATCTTAGATATTATTCCTGATGATATAACAGAATTGAATCGAATGAAGGAATCACTAATTCAAAATTATGAAGGAATGGCAAATATAGGTATTTTTTCTCATAAAAAGCAAAATGGACAAAATATACAAGTTGAGATACTAAGAAGTGAAACAAATTTTGAAGGAAAAAATGCCATCTTAATTGTTGCTCAGAATATTACTTCTAGAATGGAAGTCGATCAGAAACTAATTGAAGCAAAGAAAAGAGCAGAAATTTCCAATCACTTACTGAGAAGTTTTAAAGTGGCTTTAGATGAACATGCTCTCGTATCTATTGCCGATCCAAAAGGTAGCATAACATATGTTAATGAGAAATTTTGTGACGTTTCGAAATACCTTGCTTCAGAATTAATAGGAAATGATCACAGAATCATTAACTCCGGTTATCATGATAAGTCTTTTTTTCAGAACCTATGGTTTACAATTAAAAATAAAAAAGTATGGCGAGGTGATATTCAAAACAAAGCGAAGGATGGTACTTTTTATTGGGTGAATAGTACTATTATTCCAATACTAGATTTGGAAGGGAATGTTTCGCAATTTATTTCGATCAGAACAGAAATTACAGAACAAAAAAAATACCAATTAGAATTATCCACCCAAGCATTGCGGCTGCAAGAAGAAGTTGCGAAAAGAAAAGAATTTCAAAATAACCTACAAGAAAGTTATGCGCGCCTGCAAGAAAGTGAAGAAAGATTTCGATTGCTAACACAAAATGTGAGAGATTATGCAATTATAATGCTGGATATAGAAGGAAAAGTATTAATATGGAATGATGGCGCTCAAAATTTAAAAGGATACAAAGCAGAAGATGTCATTGGTAAATCAATGTCAATTTTTTACGCTCCGGAAGACATTGCATTGGGATTGCCAACTCAATTGATTGAGAAAGCAAGTAAAGGTGAACGTGTTGAAAACGAGGGAACTTTAGTGCGAGCTGACGGCTTGGAATTTTATGCTAATGTAATATTAACCCCTGTATATACGAATGAAAATGAGCTAATAGGTCTTGCAATGATTACTCGGGATATTACAAAAGAACGACAATCGGAACAAGCTTTGAGATTTATTAATGAAGAACTTGAAAGCATTCTAAATACATTACCAGATTTGCTCTTTGAGTTTGATTTAACAGGTAGGTACATTAATTTTAGAACAAGTAAAGATAATTTATTAGCGTTATCACCTGACCTGTTTTTAGACAAACTTGTTTCGGATGTTTTACCATTGCCTGCTGCAAAAATTGTCCTTTCTTGTCTTAAAGAGGCAAATGAAAAGGGTTTTTCCACTGGAGCAGAAATGGAGTTAGTTGTTAACGGTGAAATTAAATGGTTTGAGCTTTCTGTAGCCAAAAAAAAATCGAGAAATGCAATAGACCATCCATTATTCGTAATGCTTTCGAGAGACGTAACAGATAAAAAGATAATTCAAATCGCCTTAATCGAAAATGAATCAAAGTTAAATAGTATTTTGGACAATATTGAGGATACTATTTTAAGTTTTGATAAATTTGGATTAATAAAATATGTTAATTCATCTGTTAAAAATACTTTCGGATATGAACAGTTTGAATTGATGAATCATAATATACTGTTATTGAAAGGGGATGTTGAAGATGAAGAAAAAGAATTTTTTTTGTATGAAAATTTGAAATTAGAAATTTCTCAGTTCACTGGGTTGAGCCGAGAAGTAAAGGCATTCAATAAAAATGGAGAAACATTCCCTGTAGATCTTTCAATTACCAGATCAAAATATTTAAATGAACCTTATTTTACAGCTGTGATCAAAGATTTAACTTCACGAAAATCGATAGAAGCACATCTTAGACAGTCTCAAAAATTAGAATCATTAGGTCAGATTTCTGGTGGTATCGCACATGACTTTAATAATATACTCGCCATCTTGCTTGGAAACCTAGAGCTAATCTCTAGAAAAATACCTGATAAAGATCATTCTTTAAAAAGTAAAATTGATGCATCTCTGCGCGCTGTTGGTCGTGGAACCTCAATTACCAAAAAATTATTAGCTTTTGCCAGAAAACAAATTGTTTCTCTCGAAAGGGTTGATTTAAATGCTTCTGTCCTAGATATGAAGGATCTAATTTATCAAGTGATTGGTAAACAAATTGAACTTAATCTTGAATTACACGAACAACCATTATATATCAATGTAGATGTATCTGAACTAGAAAATGTCATTTTAAATTTAGCAATTAATGCTCGTGATGCGATGAGCAATTCTGGAAGTTTGACCATTAGGACTTCGTTTACGAAAGATATTTATCTATTTAATGATGAAAAGAAGAATGTTTCAGAAGGAAGTGAGTTTGCTGAATTGGCCATTATTGATAATGGCAAAGGCATTCCTTTTCATTTACAAGAAAAAGTTTTTGAGCCTTTTTTTACTACAAAACAAAAGGATAAAGGTACTGGATTGGGTTTATCGTTAACTTATGGATTTGTTAAACAATCGGGAGGATTTATACATTTATATTCTGAGCCAGAAAAAGGAACTTGTTTTAAATTGTATTTTCCACTTAGAGAGAAATTAGAAAAATATTCTGACAAAGATGAAATTACAGACGTAGAAATTTTACCAGAGGTTGCATCTAAATTTAATATACTAATTGTTGATGATGAGCCTTCTATATTACAAATCTGTTCAACCTTTATTTCTGAATTGGGTTTCAAAATTAAGACAGCATTAAACGTGGATTTAGCAATTCAAATTTTGGAATCAAGAAGTAAGGTGGACTTAGTGATCACTGATATACTGATGCCGGGTAAATTAAATGGCATTGATCTTGCGCGATTAATTAGAGAAAGGTATCCTGAAATCAAAATTCTTCTTTCTTCTGGATTTCCTGGGCATTTACATGAAGGAGATGTATTGGAAATACAACAATATTCATTTATTGAAAAGCCTTTTCAATTTGATTCTTTAAAAAAAAAGATCAAGGAGCTCTTGCTTGATTAA
- a CDS encoding DUF1554 domain-containing protein translates to MRIKIAFFCLSLLCFLNCKPAALCNSGDVSSKCGILQLVMPKSNSSGSSVARIPTCSPCRIYVTATGYDANLGGIIGADNKCSSDTNKPITGTYKALIVDDINRRACTSVNCTSGGVTEQIDWVLAPNTSYVQALNTSTVVFISDTNGVLTSNLTSLISSPTGIWTGIKNNPNWDWQTDITHTCSSWVDSVSGNCGTYGVTSWNDSRSIAITSAYGSGGTLNNLLCVEQ, encoded by the coding sequence ATGCGAATCAAAATAGCATTTTTTTGCCTTAGCCTTTTGTGTTTCCTTAATTGTAAACCCGCTGCGCTTTGCAATTCGGGTGACGTCTCCAGTAAGTGCGGAATTTTACAATTGGTTATGCCAAAATCAAATTCTTCAGGTTCGAGTGTGGCACGTATTCCAACATGCTCGCCTTGTCGAATCTACGTTACAGCAACGGGCTATGATGCCAATCTGGGAGGTATCATAGGTGCCGATAACAAATGTTCCTCTGATACGAACAAACCGATTACTGGTACATATAAAGCATTGATCGTGGATGATATCAATCGAAGAGCTTGTACAAGTGTGAACTGCACATCTGGCGGAGTTACGGAACAAATCGATTGGGTATTGGCACCAAATACTAGCTATGTGCAGGCTTTAAATACAAGCACTGTTGTCTTCATATCGGATACAAATGGTGTATTGACCAGTAACTTAACGAGTTTAATTTCTTCCCCAACGGGAATCTGGACAGGTATTAAAAATAATCCAAACTGGGATTGGCAGACAGATATAACACATACCTGTTCTTCTTGGGTGGATAGTGTTTCTGGAAACTGCGGAACCTATGGAGTTACCAGTTGGAATGATAGTCGTTCGATTGCGATCACATCCGCTTATGGAAGCGGTGGGACCTTAAATAATTTACTTTGCGTAGAACAATAA
- a CDS encoding LEPBI_I2678 family protein — MKKNILLVFLVLNCATLAKDYMPKDYSFSTNEVDTSFYVDGEKVSETILEIPIPKVPDKTIKIRAVKTGFKPEEVELRYQFNPIVHLNGLFLIFYPVGVLVDYYNDAFYHYSAEKNYFVMQKDSNFTENDMSKSYVSYEEKRGNLKFANGYFATNRATKIFSIARFEKGEYIELANRKDSSIDNSNGILSVSQYQKNNGLDNRIGFLTPGKYRISAFFSYSVTEGRNIRTYEGKVNETTEFEVLPNALTILCTDFDQTKGKTVFQLYQSKSNPDLHKFSAPNLQNTGNQICPAIKGIDLKIN; from the coding sequence ATGAAAAAAAATATCCTATTGGTTTTTCTCGTGCTAAATTGTGCTACATTGGCAAAGGATTATATGCCGAAGGATTATAGCTTTTCCACCAATGAAGTGGATACAAGTTTCTATGTTGATGGTGAAAAAGTAAGTGAGACCATTTTAGAAATTCCAATTCCGAAAGTTCCTGATAAAACCATAAAAATTCGTGCTGTAAAAACAGGCTTTAAACCAGAAGAGGTAGAGTTACGATATCAGTTTAATCCCATTGTGCATTTAAACGGACTCTTCTTGATATTCTATCCAGTGGGAGTTCTTGTTGATTACTACAACGATGCATTTTATCATTATAGTGCAGAAAAAAACTATTTCGTAATGCAAAAAGATTCCAATTTTACTGAAAATGACATGAGTAAGTCCTATGTTTCTTATGAAGAAAAGAGAGGAAATTTGAAATTTGCGAATGGATATTTTGCAACAAACCGAGCTACGAAAATTTTCTCAATTGCTCGATTTGAAAAAGGTGAATATATTGAATTAGCCAATCGAAAAGATTCTTCAATTGATAACTCGAATGGAATTTTGTCAGTTTCTCAATATCAAAAAAATAATGGATTAGATAATCGAATTGGTTTTTTAACACCGGGAAAATACAGAATCAGTGCCTTTTTTAGTTATAGTGTAACAGAGGGTCGTAATATAAGAACCTACGAAGGAAAAGTCAACGAAACAACTGAATTTGAAGTTTTACCAAATGCATTAACAATTCTTTGTACAGATTTTGACCAAACCAAAGGTAAAACAGTTTTTCAATTATACCAATCAAAATCGAATCCAGATTTGCATAAGTTCTCAGCACCTAATCTACAAAATACGGGAAATCAAATCTGTCCTGCCATTAAGGGAATCGACTTAAAAATTAATTAG